A window of Clupea harengus chromosome 24, Ch_v2.0.2, whole genome shotgun sequence genomic DNA:
cacactcacacacacactccctccacacacacactccactcacacactccctctactcacacacacactccacacacacacacacacactccactcacctcacacatacacacaaacaaactcccacacacactccaaccactcacacacacacacacacacatacacacacactcccaccactcacacacacacacacacacgtagagttGTGTGCAAAGGTTTGGGCAACCCTGGGCCCAATAACTGCAATAactgtttaatttttttatttctctaaAGTTGTAGGGGTTGTATTTATCTCTTTTTCACCTAaaattttttacaaaaaaactaaaaaatgtcATGAAGTGATTTGTCCCACATTTTATACATACAACTGCATGTGCCCACACTAAGCCTCCATTTTGATTGCAGTCTAACCCTTCCCTGCTCTGAGAGTTCAGTGCGGAGTTGGTGATTTTGGTGAGCGTAACTTTATTGGAAATTTGGTCAACTCATGTACACTGTTATACTTTTGGACATATGATTGAGAAAGCAactaaagacaaacacaaacacacacacacacacacacacacacacacacacacacaaatagacacactcacacacacaaacaaacagacacacacacacaaacagatacacacacacacacacacacaaatagacacactcacacacacaaacaaacagacacacacacaaatagacacactcacacacacacacacacacacacacacacacacacacacacacacaaagagacatctAACTGCTACACTGTGAGAGCGGCCTCATCTTCATTGTCATTGTCTTAAGTGAGTACGTGTTTCCTTTCCAAGTGTCCCAGCTGACATACACAGGCCCGTGCGGAGAGCCTGAGTCTGGTACGTAGAGCCCGTTGGGGTTGGCATCATGGCAGTTAAGGTACCAGAAGCCACCCATGAAGTGACTGGCGCAGTTCTTCTCCCAGGTGTCCTTATCTTTGTCGTAGGTGGTGAACTTCATTCCATTGTGGTTTTTCAGCGAATCACCTGAGGAGAGAAAGtcatgccatgtttttttttgtttttttcatttaggTTGTTGCTAGGGTGGTTGCTCGAGCGTTGATAGGGTTGTGCTATGGTAGTTAAGGTGGTTGCCAATGGTTGCACGGAAACCCTAGACACTGCAATGCAGTTGAAAAAGTTCACAATGTGCAAATCTGTACATTATttaagaggaggggggggggggggggtttgggtcACTAGCTTGGCTTGCCATCTTGGGTCGCCATCATCCATGCTTGAACACGCCCTCTCTCTTATTTGCACTATGGGATAAAGAGCCAAAGATGCAATGTGAAATAAGGTGACAATATTCTGATATTCAAACGACCATAGACGACATCTGGACTAGATCCATTCCTATGGGTCATAGCCACTAGCATCTAGCAattagtactgtgtgtgtgtctgtgtagcgaGGGGAGATAGCAATCACCCCACCTGGGCTTGAACCCAGGACTATGGGataccaaacctgcaccctgaccacaatgccaaagagccaggctaaGTCAGAGCTCATACTCATCCATAGGGACGGCACTCCGTCACAGTCTAAAATAAATTATCCATGCAATAATGCGATGCATTGTGATGCAACAATGGGATGTAGCTTGGACGTAATGTTCCGACACAACGTGATGTGACGCGTGTTTCTAACGTGTACGTTGACTTATCAGGCTGTAATGTCTGCAGCCATTCAACTTCTGCAAACTCTCTGTCAAAATGGTGAAGTttaggtgcttttccactgcaggaactaaCCGCCCCTCTAGGACCTCttttagggcctcatttactaacaggattgcgcccatttcaggcgtaatttctgcgggtaaagacataaaaccgtatttccaaaggcgCCGCActtgagtaaaagcgcagattaccgctgctgggagggtataagggaaagtgggtgttcgtcgcaaagagatgggaggagatgcgtaaagtgcgcctaattatgtattattaatgaaacaagaggtgttttagcatgacatatcagctgctaaatgaaaactatgtgcgtgcgagaaatttgaaaaataggaacatcagaaatgttttttgtttaaatgtttataattgataaatcatttaatataggcatatacaaaaatGTCCCACCAGCTATCTGTTCGGCCAGGTCTTACCCTTACCGCTCcatgtatggtttaaaccgtatttccaCCCATCGTTCAAACACACCAagtacagtgctcgccttctgcgtaggattaacgcgtatctattcaggaaaagtacttgtactcgaagtacactaactaaagtaaataaattgtagagacagagcagcatattcatttcaccttccatgtttattttgacgttatagcctctcgagcgcaagctacccccagtgccatggcaaccgaacgtctaaaaacttcagtttcccctgttcacgctacaactccagttttcaaatctATCCGCCTAgggccgttttaaagtaaggggtgtcatgtattcctaccagactatttaacgggatgctatggagcagttgatatgaagctgcacaaaagctcaatgttcgctgaaaagtaacatttcccaaaatcagctcaccaataaaacacagtcttgaattcaaagtgatcacaactttttgtgtggacagaagggctaaacggagaaatatttatgagtttctatatttacccgggttagtttgctgtaacctcgtgaaccaaaagctgtaattctaattttaactcatcatccatggtggcaggaacacgcaggctctttcttccctattttagtgCCGCACtattaacactaatgggcggggttaggcgctgattaggcgacgaggttcttgtttgataaatacgatgcaaaataccgtgcgctatatgcggtttggcaaaggcgctgattgcgctgcggtcgcaatgttagtaaatgaggcccttagtgCTGTTTTCAGGGGGCAAAATAAGAACATACTCTGGGGGTACTCTGAAACTGTTGGATGGAGCTTGGAGTGATGGTTGATGCTTATTGGTTAAACACAACATGAGcggaagacaaacaaacaagatttACCAGAGGATGAAAACAACTAAATAACCTTGTTGAGGTTACAGTCACTGAATGAACtcaagcatatatatatatatatatatatacatactgtatatatatatatatatatatatatatatatatatatatatataaatacagtatgtatacgtatatatatatatatatatatatatatatatatatacgtatacatactgtatttatATACACTTTAATTAATCATAGTGGTGCTGGTATATTCATTCATCAAGTAATTACAGCTGCAATCAATCCATTTATCAAGCCATCAATTTTTAGCAACTTTATGGAAAAATCCAACCATCGACTTGACCTTGAGGTAATCCTAACGTTATCTAGAGAATCTGCCGTTTAACGGTCTAGTGTTGGCGCTGCAGCTGGAAAAATACATAATTGTTATGTCATGCTCGGAATTGTTGTCATTATCGAAGGCTCAAATATTAGGTCACATCACTTGTAGGTCCATAGTTCCTTCTCTGACGGCACTTGTAGGTCCATAGTTCCTTCTCTGACTGCACTTGTAGGTCCATAGTTCCTTCTCTGACTGCAACTGGAACAGAAAGGCTGAAAGGGGGCATACTTGTAACTATTGCAGTGAGAAACTAGGGACCAACAAATTACGCAATATTTTGCTCTTTGATCGCGATGTGGACAAAATAATGATACCATAGCACCATAATAATGATAGCACCAACAGTACACCGTTTAACAGAGATAATCTAGATAACGTTAGGATTACCTCAAGGTTGAGCCGACAGTTGAATTTTGCTATAAAGTTGCTACCGGCAAGTTGTTAGCTAGTAAATGGCACTGGTGTCAAGTTATCCAACATTTGTTtagacctattcttaggtttccGGGGTCCATTGACTTTAATTCAATCTATTTTGTTAAGTCCCGTCCCATCAAATAAGTTATGGTTtcttatttatcttattttcctcagtgttgtgtgttgtttgtttactcatctctcctctcgtttcagatacctcacgccctgcccttgtgtgCGCTCCgccttgttgattgtctgccccGTCTTGACTGTTACCTGTCCCTCATCACCTTGTGTAtatagtctgtgtgttcctgttgtctcgttgccagttcgtctaAGTTTCCTCTGTGTTGTTAGCGTTCCAGCGATGTTAATTATTCTCCTCGTGATACCGACCCCTGCCTGCCTTATTGACTCTGCTTTTGCCTCTCCCCTGCTGGTACCTCTGCCTGATCTACTACCGTTTACCTGTATACCGAACCTGGACCGGATCTACATTGACCCCTGCTGCTGCCTGCCACttattggatttgtttgcttattATTGGACTGCCTTACCGTGTACCGAACAGTAAAACTTTTTGGATTACACTTTACCCCTGTCTCTGAGTCTGCTATTGAGTCCTGTACAAAACACCGATCattacacatttatttcatCCCATTGGCATTGGGAAGTGCCCcccgagttcctgcagtggaaaagcacctatGCTCTACCAACTAAGGTTCGAGTTCCtacagtggaaaagcacctatGCTCTACCAACTAAGGTTCGAGTTCCtacagtggaaaagcacctatGCTCTACCAACTAAGGTTCGAGTTCCtacagtggaaaagcacctatGCTGTACCAACTAAGGTCCGAGTTCCTACAGTGGAAAAACACCTATGCCCTACCAACTAAGGTCTGATTCCTACATTGGAAAAGCACCTATGTTCTACCAACCAAGGTCCGAGTTCCTACAGTGGAATAGCAACTTATGCCCTACCAACTAAGGTCCTAATGTTTatgtagacagaaagagagtttaATAGGTtttgctggtctctctctctctctctctctgtcacacacacacacacacactcactcattcactcactctcacactctcatgcacacacacacacacactcacacacccactcactcactcactctcatacacacacacacacacacacacacaaacacaaacacacacacacacacacacacacacacactcacactcacactcacactcacacacacacacactcacctgcactaCCACTGGTGAAAGCCCCCAGGTGTAATGTGTAGTCAAATTGCTCTGGGTCCACAGAGAAGGAGGCATAATGGGCGTTGgcctccaccccctcccagTCCGCCATGTCCACTCTCAGCTCATTCTTCTTCCTCAGGGTCAGGAGAACAATATTTTCCAGGCCTACCATCATAGCATTCTGAGTTCAAGCAAGTttcaaaaacatatttcaaaGCAACATGTGTACAATGTGTATTTTTTAAACCATTTTTAAGCTAGGTTTCTGTTTGTTAGTGGCTAGCTATTGTGaaatcctcaaattcattttaacGCTACACGATTGAGATAAACCCGTCATCCCAGCTAGCTCCCCAGGCTATTCACTTTGTAGTTTTGAACAATGCAAGAACAGCTTTTAAAGTGAGATGTTGCCAAATATATTGCCATAATACATGAGCTACCAAGCTAGTAGCTAATTTTTCTGTGCCAGCTgtgctgatgttggtgttgacaAAACAAGTCTTTTGGCTCTTAGCTAATTAGCCCGCTAGTTTTAGatgaaaacaaatgtactaCATTTGAAATATAACACAGAGATTTTAAGATTTATGCAACATAGAGTGACTCGATTAATTCCCAATGTTCAGAGACATGGCTTGTACATTTCTAGTGATGTATCTACGCACCCAGCCAGTATTCACCAGTTAGATCACCAAAGCCTCTCTTGTAGTGATCCCAAGGCCTGTAGAAGTTTACTGATCCATCCATCCTTTTCTGGAACacctgggagaaagagagagagagagagagagagagagagagagagggaggaagagagaggaagaaatgcTGATCAATAGTGCTGGCCATTAGTCCTACCACTGAatgaatttgttattatatcAGCTGCTCATCAACGTAAAAAACATTTTGCGCCGACGACACGGTCCTTGACCAATGGAGTGAATGTTACCAAAATAAAAAGGCTTGTTAGTTTTAGACCAAAGACTCCATACTACTGCTTCAAACAACTGGGACCAGTGTTGTCAGCAGTCCAGTGAGTGGTTAAGTGTGTACAGGTATGTGTATGGCCTATTCAACAAAATACCAAGGGCAagatttactaacagaatttTACCCACttcaggcgtaatttctgcgcaaaatgcgggtaaagacatggaaccgtatttccaaaggcgGCGCACTTCAGTAAAATCGCAGATtgcccgctgctgggagggtataagggaaagtgggtgttcgccgaaaaagagatgggaggagatgcgtaaagtgcgcctaattatgtattctGTGGTATTTACTAAAACTGCCTGACGAAAGCGCGTCTCTAATTTGCGTGAGAATTCTCTGCCTCATAAAAGCAGGTCTAAACCAGGTCTGTTCCATTTgaaacgaaacaagaggtgttttagcatgacattgAAATGTACATGAAATTTTACGcaattcatttaaataaaaacataagaacatcagaaatgcTATTTGTTTAAAcgttatatttgatatatcatttaatataggcatataaaaaattgtcccaccagctagctgttcggcaggtcttacccagaatcactGCTCCATGTAGGGTTTAAACcgtattctttttcttttccacccatcgttcaagcacacAGAGTAAAGTGCTCGCCTTCTGcttaggagtaacgcgtatctattcagggaAAGTGCCTGCACCTGAAGtaaactaaactaagtaaattgtagagacagagcagcatattcatttcaccttcgatgtttattttgacgttatagcctatcgagcgcaagctacccccagtgccatggcaatgTCAGTGTACCTGAAAACCTCCATTACCCCTGACAACTTAGTGTGGACGGGGTCTAAGTTTGCTGGAACcttgtgaaccaaaagctctaattctaattctaattttaactcatcatccatggtggcaggaacacacaggccCTTTCTTCCCTATTCTAGCGGCGCGCTAATAACACTAGAGGGCGGAGTAAGGTGCTGATTACGcgacgaggttcttgtttgataaatactacgCAAAATGCGTAAACACATTGTGCGctgtatgcggtttggcaaaggcgctgattacgctgtGCTCgcaaatgttagtaaatgaggccccaaGAGTCTCTGTCAATCCAAAGCCATCGGACAACACACATGTAGCTTCCCATATAGAAACTATAGAAGAAGACAACATGCATATAGCTTCCCATATAGAAACCATAGAAGAAGACAGAATGCTCATAGCTTCCCATATAGAAACCATAGAAGAAGATGACTGTAATGCTGCAAGCTATTCAGTTCAGCTTTCATTAGATTGAACTGCTTTCTCTCCATGCCACTGGACTACAAACTGAGGTCACTCACTGTCCAGCCTCCCCCGTCGGTCTCCATGTCACAGTAGACCTGCAGTGGGGCAGTGGGCCCCCCAGGGAAGATGCTGTACACCCCACTGGGCTTGGTGCTTTCATGCTTATGGATGTCAGCACAGTCCAGCGGCAGGTACATATCAGAACCGAGAGAGAACGGAAGCAGGGCTAGCAGGAGAACAAGAACctgagaaccacacacacacacacacacacacatgcacatgcacatgcaggcgtacaaacacacatagacacatgtacaaacacacagtctctcacacaaaaaaaaaaaacacacacacacacacacacacacagattagaaGATTAGAACTTTGCACTTTAAGTATTGTATCTCTGTACAATAAAAGGTACACACCATATAATACGTCAATGTAAACacactcctttctttctctttgtcttcttaCAAACATTTTGGTGAAATCTTTTCACATTCAACAACCATTTCCCACTAAATCCTATCTGATCTACCAAATTCTAAAGCATTTGCTTTTCTTACCTTCATGTTGCTGGTGGCTGTGTTCCACACTAAGTCTTATTCCTCGTTGTCGTTTTTGtcgtcttcctcttcttctctctctctctttctctctggtttaCACCTAGGAGCTATTGGGTTATCTCCTTAATGGATGGTCAAGGTTCACACTCTTAtcttacaaaacaaacaactccCACCCAAACCTGCAATGCTTGTTTTTTTCcacatccaccccccccacacacacacacacacacacacacacacacacacacacacacacacacactgacacattcacacacacattcacacacacacacacacacacacacacacacacacacacacacacacacacacacaactccttatctccctctcccttctatGGAAGATAGGTAAGTAACATAGGACATATACATAGAAGTGAATCATTAATTAGTAAACATTAATACAgaagtcctccctctctcacagcaGAGAATATTGCTTTTGCAAAGTATTGGTCTACGACTTTTGTATTGgttgcagtaaatcaggaagtgcagctctgtcgcCACTGTTCCCTTGTCATATTCAGAACgcaacctctcctctctgggcagccaggtctgtctgtgcctaCCTACTTCCActgccaggtctgtctgtgccttCCTACTTCCActgccaggtctgtctgtgccttCCTACTTCCActgccaggtctgtctgtgccttCCTACTTCCACTGgcaggtctgtctgtgccttCCTACTTCCACTGgcaggtctgtctgtgccttCCTACTTCCACTGgcaggtctgtctgtgcctgcctACTTCCACTGGCAGGTTGTGTCTGTATTTAGTCAGTGTTCTCCTCCGTTTTGTATCAGTCACTGTGGTCAAGTAGGTTGCCACAGCGTACTGTCTGTTTAGAGCTATATATGTTTCCATTTTCTTCTGGGATATGGTTCGTTGTCGTTGTTCAGTGatctttgtatttttttctttttctttcatcataATTTGTTCGGGTCTAATTTTCTGAGTGCATGAGTCTTGAGGCTGATGTGGCCGTGGTATAATGACCTGAGTGGTTGACGGTTCgcccagcctcaggacaagtaagcagaggggactcctttgtgggttcaactccCGTTACCAAAGGGGTttgtaggaaaaggagagtgggtcacttgttttaaCATTGTTCCAGAAATGTAGGGCTAGATTTTGAATATTTAACAGTGGAGGATATTGGCTCAATTCAGCTCTTCATGCAGAGTTGGGAGCCTTTCTCTGCACCTGGAGGATACCTTTTCAGACCTCTGTGTGCAAGGTCCTTCTAGATCAGTAAAGGTTTGATCTTTAAAGTAGGGACACTCAGCTGAAGTGATATAGATTGCACATAGGAAGATATTTGGGGTATTGGAGGTCAggtctttttttaaactgaagcCATATATCAATTTCAACTTCTCTAACAAGTTCGATAGAATTTGTATATTCAGCTGTAAACCAGATAAGCATTCCCCCTGAGCTCCTTCCTTGTGTCACTCCAGGAAGCGTTCTTGAATTGACTGTCCACTCCCCAGAGCCTGGAGGTCAACTCCCCATAACCTTGAGGTCAACTCCCCATAACCTTGAGGTCAACTCCCCATAACCTTGAGGTCAACTCCCCATAACCTTGAAGTCAACTCCCCATAACCTGGAGGTCAACACCCCATAGCCTTGAGGTCAACTCCCCGTAGCCTGGAGGTCAACTCCCCAGAGCCTGGAGGTCAACTCCCCAGAGCCTTGAGGTCAACTCCCCGTAGCCTGGAGGTCCACTCCCCATAACCTTGAGGTCAACTCCCCATAACCTTGAGGTCAACTCCCCGTAGCCTGGAGGTCAAC
This region includes:
- the LOC122128740 gene encoding microfibril-associated glycoprotein 4-like; the protein is MKVLVLLLALLPFSLGSDMYLPLDCADIHKHESTKPSGVYSIFPGGPTAPLQVYCDMETDGGGWTVFQKRMDGSVNFYRPWDHYKRGFGDLTGEYWLGLENIVLLTLRKKNELRVDMADWEGVEANAHYASFSVDPEQFDYTLHLGAFTSGSAGDSLKNHNGMKFTTYDKDKDTWEKNCASHFMGGFWYLNCHDANPNGLYVPDSGSPHGPVYVSWDTWKGNTYSLKTMTMKMRPLSQCSS